One window of the Arthrobacter sp. D5-1 genome contains the following:
- a CDS encoding helix-turn-helix domain-containing protein yields the protein MSAETNFSNARFMTVAEVADVLRVSKMTVYRLVHSGEMPAVRFGRSFRVPEEAVAQYLKGAVVDGQSETA from the coding sequence ATGTCCGCAGAGACTAACTTCTCGAATGCGCGTTTCATGACGGTGGCCGAAGTGGCCGACGTCCTGCGTGTTTCCAAAATGACCGTGTATCGCCTGGTCCACTCAGGGGAAATGCCCGCCGTACGGTTCGGGCGTTCCTTCCGGGTTCCTGAAGAGGCCGTTGCCCAGTACCTCAAGGGTGCCGTGGTGGACGGACAATCCGAGACCGCCTGA
- a CDS encoding 3-deoxy-7-phosphoheptulonate synthase — protein MTSIAAEPTESLDSPDAAHPSTSNLRVARFEPLPAPQDLIAELPLDARSAAVVDRGRDQVRAIMDGVDDRLLVIVGPCSIHDPKAGLEYARRLVSQAEKHKEDLLIVMRTYFEKPRTTVGWKGLINDPHLDGSHDIAAGLRAARGFLKQVTALGLPTATEFLEPISPQYMADLVSWGAIGARTTESQIHRQLASGLSMPIGFKNGTDGDLQVAIDACGASAAEQAFLGIDDDGRAALVATSGNPDTHVILRGGRKGPNYSQDDVAAASSKLAAKGLNPRLIVDASHANSGKSHHRQAEVALEIGAQLEAGETSPIAGVMLESFLVGGAQNLDTAKQLAGEQELVYGQSVTDACMEWDVTASVLEQLAASARKRRAVVAE, from the coding sequence ATGACAAGCATCGCTGCAGAACCCACCGAATCGCTCGACTCCCCTGATGCCGCGCATCCTTCCACGTCCAACCTGCGGGTCGCCCGCTTCGAGCCGCTGCCGGCACCCCAGGACCTGATCGCAGAGCTGCCGCTGGACGCCCGCTCAGCTGCCGTCGTCGACCGTGGCCGTGACCAGGTCCGCGCCATCATGGACGGCGTGGACGACCGGCTGCTGGTGATCGTCGGGCCGTGCTCCATCCACGATCCCAAGGCCGGCCTCGAATACGCCCGCCGTTTGGTGAGCCAGGCGGAGAAGCACAAGGAAGACCTGCTGATCGTCATGCGGACCTACTTCGAAAAGCCGCGCACCACCGTTGGCTGGAAGGGCCTCATCAACGATCCCCACCTGGACGGCAGCCACGACATCGCCGCCGGACTGCGCGCGGCCCGTGGGTTCCTGAAGCAGGTCACCGCCCTCGGACTACCCACGGCCACCGAGTTCCTCGAACCGATCAGTCCGCAATACATGGCTGACCTCGTTTCCTGGGGCGCGATCGGTGCCCGCACCACCGAAAGCCAGATCCACCGCCAACTCGCCTCCGGACTGTCCATGCCCATCGGCTTCAAGAACGGCACCGACGGCGACCTCCAGGTGGCCATCGACGCTTGCGGCGCTTCTGCCGCCGAGCAGGCCTTCCTGGGAATCGACGACGACGGTCGGGCGGCTCTCGTAGCCACCTCAGGCAACCCTGACACCCACGTGATCCTGCGCGGCGGACGCAAGGGACCCAACTACTCCCAGGATGATGTCGCGGCTGCTTCCTCCAAGCTCGCTGCCAAGGGCCTGAACCCGCGCCTGATCGTGGACGCCAGCCACGCCAACAGCGGCAAGAGCCACCACCGCCAGGCTGAGGTTGCCTTGGAAATCGGTGCGCAGCTCGAAGCCGGGGAGACCTCGCCGATCGCCGGCGTCATGCTGGAGAGCTTCCTGGTGGGCGGAGCCCAGAACCTGGACACCGCCAAGCAGCTTGCGGGGGAGCAGGAACTCGTTTACGGCCAGAGCGTCACCGATGCCTGCATGGAATGGGACGTTACGGCTTCCGTGCTGGAGCAGCTCGCTGCCTCGGCCCGGAAACGCCGCGCGGTGGTTGCGGAGTAG
- a CDS encoding acetylxylan esterase, whose product MPLFDLSLEQLRDYTSSVVPPADFDAFWDRTITEARALPLDAVFEPVDNYLAVIDTFDVSYAGFGGDRIKGWLHLPSHRQPGQQLPVVVEYIGYSGGRGLVNQNTKWAQAGYAHFIMDTRGQGYGGVSGDTPDPHPSAGGNNYAGLMTRGADHQDNYYFRRVYVDAFRAVEAAQSHPAVDPSKVVLTGVSQGGGITVAAAGLTAGRLDGVVAALSDVPFLQDFPRAIDITPRGPYPEIAGFLGRHREKYEPTLAVLNYFDGVHLGRAATVPALFSAAQMDDICPPSTVFASYNSYGTGSSAAPGGAPEGVPVKDIEVYRFNNHEGGQEHHWIKQLQFLRKHLS is encoded by the coding sequence ATGCCCCTCTTTGACCTTTCCCTTGAGCAGCTCCGCGACTACACCTCAAGCGTGGTCCCGCCAGCCGATTTCGATGCCTTTTGGGACCGCACCATCACCGAGGCCAGGGCTTTGCCTCTTGACGCTGTGTTCGAACCCGTGGACAACTACCTCGCAGTGATCGACACTTTCGACGTGTCCTATGCCGGCTTCGGGGGAGACCGCATCAAGGGCTGGCTGCACCTGCCGTCACACCGCCAGCCGGGCCAGCAACTTCCCGTGGTGGTGGAGTACATCGGCTACTCCGGTGGCCGCGGGCTGGTCAACCAGAACACCAAGTGGGCCCAAGCAGGCTACGCACACTTCATCATGGACACCCGCGGGCAGGGCTACGGCGGCGTCTCGGGCGACACCCCGGATCCGCATCCGTCCGCTGGCGGAAACAACTATGCCGGGCTCATGACCAGGGGCGCCGACCACCAGGACAACTACTACTTCCGGCGGGTGTACGTGGACGCGTTCCGTGCGGTAGAAGCGGCGCAGAGCCATCCCGCCGTCGACCCCTCCAAGGTAGTCCTGACAGGCGTCAGCCAGGGTGGCGGCATTACTGTTGCTGCCGCTGGGCTGACGGCTGGAAGGCTCGACGGCGTCGTCGCCGCGCTGTCCGACGTCCCGTTCCTGCAGGACTTCCCCCGCGCCATTGACATCACCCCGCGCGGGCCCTATCCGGAGATCGCCGGTTTCCTGGGCCGGCACCGCGAAAAGTATGAGCCAACGCTGGCCGTCCTGAACTATTTCGACGGCGTCCACCTAGGCCGTGCCGCCACCGTTCCTGCACTGTTCTCCGCTGCGCAGATGGACGACATCTGCCCTCCGTCCACCGTTTTCGCGAGCTACAACAGCTACGGCACCGGCTCCTCGGCTGCGCCCGGCGGTGCGCCCGAGGGTGTGCCCGTAAAGGACATCGAGGTCTACCGCTTCAACAACCATGAGGGCGGGCAGGAACACCACTGGATCAAGCAGTTGCAGTTCCTGCGCAAACATTTGTCATGA
- a CDS encoding DUF1961 family protein: MIHSNPLRGPADVADWVAEGPVQFGTHEVAHDDGGPGSGGDGTSALVLSGSLDAEEYGDHAHWTLWCPEKLPDHVRISWEFLPLEEPGLAMVFFAAAGHRGEDLFSPALAPRTGFYPQYHSGDMDALHVSYFRHKHASERAFRTCNLRKSAGFELVAQGADPLPPAADADGFYRMEVIKDGPRVAFSINQLLLFEWTDPAGAPLRGGYFGIRQMAPLRAAYRNLSITQLQPWRPVTAHTKP, translated from the coding sequence ATGATTCACTCCAACCCGCTGCGCGGTCCTGCGGATGTGGCTGATTGGGTGGCGGAGGGGCCGGTTCAGTTCGGAACGCATGAGGTGGCGCACGACGACGGCGGCCCGGGCTCGGGCGGCGACGGCACCAGCGCCCTGGTTCTGTCGGGCTCCCTCGATGCGGAGGAGTACGGAGACCACGCTCATTGGACGCTCTGGTGCCCGGAGAAACTTCCTGATCACGTGAGGATCTCGTGGGAGTTCCTCCCGTTGGAGGAGCCAGGCCTCGCCATGGTGTTCTTCGCAGCCGCCGGCCACAGAGGCGAAGATCTGTTCTCTCCCGCTTTGGCTCCCCGCACAGGCTTTTATCCGCAATACCATTCGGGAGATATGGACGCCCTCCACGTCTCATACTTTCGGCACAAGCACGCTTCCGAGCGCGCGTTCCGAACCTGCAATCTGCGCAAGAGCGCGGGCTTCGAGCTCGTGGCGCAGGGAGCCGACCCGCTTCCACCTGCCGCGGATGCCGATGGGTTTTATCGTATGGAAGTGATCAAGGACGGCCCCCGGGTAGCCTTCTCCATCAACCAGCTGTTGCTCTTTGAATGGACCGATCCTGCGGGCGCACCCCTCAGGGGCGGGTACTTCGGTATTCGCCAGATGGCACCCCTGAGAGCCGCCTACCGGAACCTCTCCATTACCCAGTTGCAGCCCTGGCGCCCTGTGACAGCGCACACGAAACCATGA
- a CDS encoding rhamnogalacturonan acetylesterase has protein sequence MKILLAGDSTVAACPSFEYPMSGWGAHLAPETYWWAAVHNYAKGGATTESFREEGLWYQLINQTVQGDLVLIQFGHNDQKREQLAARTGYADNLKRMVAEVRSKGGIPILCTSVERRHFLDGQLEVTLGDYPVVVRELGLELGLDVIDLNQWTRSLYQELGEEGSKELFFHFAPGEHAHWAGGLEDNTHFHEKGARRIASFVAEQLESLGYGLSATLNAGARA, from the coding sequence ATGAAAATCCTCCTCGCGGGCGACTCCACCGTTGCCGCCTGCCCCAGCTTCGAGTACCCCATGAGTGGCTGGGGCGCCCATCTTGCGCCCGAGACGTACTGGTGGGCTGCCGTTCACAACTACGCCAAGGGCGGTGCCACCACGGAGTCGTTCCGCGAGGAAGGCCTCTGGTACCAGCTCATCAACCAGACCGTCCAGGGCGATTTGGTCCTCATCCAGTTCGGGCACAACGACCAGAAACGTGAACAGCTGGCCGCGCGCACGGGCTACGCGGACAACCTCAAGCGCATGGTGGCCGAGGTCCGCAGCAAGGGTGGCATTCCCATCCTGTGCACCTCGGTGGAACGCAGGCATTTTTTGGACGGACAACTGGAGGTCACCCTGGGGGACTACCCCGTGGTGGTCCGGGAGCTTGGTCTCGAGCTCGGCCTGGACGTCATCGACCTCAACCAGTGGACGCGTTCCCTCTACCAGGAGTTGGGAGAGGAAGGTTCCAAGGAGCTCTTCTTCCACTTTGCTCCGGGCGAGCACGCACACTGGGCCGGCGGCCTTGAGGACAACACCCACTTCCATGAGAAGGGCGCCCGGCGGATCGCTTCCTTCGTGGCGGAGCAGCTGGAATCCCTCGGCTACGGCCTGTCGGCAACCCTCAACGCGGGCGCACGTGCATGA
- a CDS encoding carbohydrate ABC transporter permease: MKIHNTRGGRVFDAANYVFLSLVGIITLLPFVYVIAGSFANEAEITRRAFFVWPEQFTLGAYEYIFSTPAFTRALITTVLVTLVGTLIQLILTVTMAYPLAKKNLRGRKLIMSLVVFAMVFSGGMIPTFLLVKDLGLLNSYWALILPAAINPFSLIIIKNFFQELPQELEESAKMDGATEIGILWRILLPLSKPVLATFALFYAVGIWNDFMSPLLYLSDNNMWTLQMYLRQVTAASDLLGTGNVDPSYIPPEQGIKFAVIVVATLPILIFYPFLQKHFAKGMLIGSVKG, encoded by the coding sequence ATGAAGATCCACAACACCCGCGGCGGACGGGTTTTTGATGCCGCAAACTACGTCTTCCTGAGCCTGGTAGGCATCATCACCCTGCTGCCGTTCGTCTACGTGATCGCCGGGTCCTTCGCCAACGAGGCCGAGATCACCCGGCGGGCGTTCTTCGTCTGGCCCGAGCAATTCACGCTGGGCGCCTACGAATACATCTTCTCCACACCCGCCTTCACACGGGCTCTCATCACCACCGTCCTGGTGACGCTGGTCGGCACCTTGATCCAGCTCATCCTGACTGTCACCATGGCGTACCCGTTGGCGAAGAAAAACCTGCGGGGCCGGAAGCTGATCATGTCCCTGGTGGTCTTCGCCATGGTGTTCTCCGGCGGCATGATTCCCACGTTCCTGCTGGTCAAGGACCTGGGCCTGCTGAACAGCTACTGGGCGCTGATCCTGCCCGCGGCCATCAACCCGTTCAGCTTGATCATCATCAAGAACTTCTTCCAGGAACTCCCCCAGGAGCTGGAAGAATCCGCCAAAATGGACGGTGCCACGGAAATTGGCATCCTCTGGCGGATCCTGCTGCCGTTGTCCAAGCCGGTGTTGGCTACGTTCGCGCTGTTCTACGCGGTGGGAATCTGGAACGACTTCATGTCACCCTTGCTCTACCTGAGCGATAACAACATGTGGACCCTGCAGATGTACCTGCGCCAGGTCACGGCAGCCTCGGACCTCCTGGGCACCGGCAATGTGGATCCCTCCTATATTCCGCCGGAACAGGGCATCAAGTTCGCCGTGATCGTGGTGGCCACCCTGCCCATCCTGATCTTCTACCCCTTCCTGCAGAAGCATTTTGCCAAGGGCATGCTGATCGGTTCGGTCAAGGGCTAG
- a CDS encoding ABC transporter permease subunit, whose protein sequence is MTTPVMEAKASERAATKPPAPVRRRGFAVHFAHYKWLYLLLLPGVLYFAIFRYGPMYGVSIAFKDYVPFLGVNGSPWVGVTHFTDFFSNPDFPRLLGNTLILAFLNLGIAFPLTIILALLLNEVRLSVLKRTVQTLVYIPHFLSWTIVASLSFLLFALDIGPLFQFVNGLFGTNVDILSDPHWFRPLIVLQEIWKNTGWGTIIFLAALATVDQDQYEAAIIDGAGRFRRVWHITLPGIRSTIIVMLILAIGQMLNTGFEQIYLMTNALNRSVADVFDTYVYFVGITQGAYSYSTAVGLFKSLVGIVLIFGTNWLSKRFNQSGLF, encoded by the coding sequence GTGACAACCCCGGTTATGGAAGCCAAGGCCTCGGAGCGGGCGGCCACCAAGCCGCCCGCGCCGGTGCGGCGGCGCGGGTTCGCCGTCCACTTCGCGCACTACAAGTGGCTGTATCTGCTGTTGCTGCCTGGAGTCCTGTACTTCGCGATCTTCAGGTACGGGCCCATGTACGGCGTGTCCATCGCTTTCAAGGACTACGTTCCGTTCCTTGGCGTCAATGGCAGCCCTTGGGTGGGTGTCACCCACTTCACGGACTTCTTCTCGAACCCGGACTTTCCACGGCTGCTGGGCAATACGCTGATCCTGGCGTTCCTGAACCTGGGCATCGCGTTCCCGCTCACCATCATCCTGGCGTTGCTCCTCAACGAGGTCCGTCTGTCGGTGCTCAAACGCACCGTCCAGACGCTCGTCTACATCCCGCATTTCTTGTCCTGGACCATCGTGGCGTCGCTGAGCTTCCTGCTCTTCGCCTTGGACATCGGACCGTTGTTCCAGTTCGTGAACGGTTTGTTCGGGACCAACGTGGACATCTTGTCCGATCCCCACTGGTTCCGGCCCTTGATCGTTCTCCAGGAAATCTGGAAGAACACCGGCTGGGGCACCATCATCTTCCTCGCCGCGCTGGCCACGGTGGACCAGGACCAGTATGAGGCAGCAATTATCGACGGCGCCGGCAGGTTTCGTCGCGTCTGGCACATCACATTGCCGGGCATCCGCTCCACCATCATTGTGATGCTCATCCTGGCCATCGGGCAGATGCTCAACACCGGCTTTGAGCAGATCTACCTCATGACCAACGCACTTAACCGCAGCGTGGCCGACGTCTTCGATACCTACGTCTACTTCGTGGGCATCACCCAAGGCGCCTACAGCTACAGCACCGCCGTCGGGCTGTTCAAGTCCCTCGTGGGAATCGTGCTGATCTTTGGCACCAACTGGCTGTCCAAGCGGTTCAACCAGAGCGGACTTTTCTAA
- a CDS encoding extracellular solute-binding protein, translating to MIRRKHTLAAAVVVSAALALTACGGEAPASDLSSVKIMAPFLEAQPPTADGAVQKKLEELTGKDVNITWTPNASYEDKMNITLASSEIPHVLVVQGKTPGFVKNAEAGAFWDLTDKLNDYPNLKTTFPEVQQNASVNGKVYGVYRGRNPIRAAVMFRQDWLDKLGLKAPETTEDLYKVAKAFTEQDPDGNGQNDTYGITIPKWGALGTNSPYDLIETWYGAGNRWTERDGKLVPSFETDEFLEANRFIKKMVDEKLINPDFATFDGTKWNEPFFNGKGGIIVDVDSRVSVLINLFKQANPNDFENKVGFVGSLKGPDGELHAHPTDGYSGFLAIPKSSVKTEADLKNVLSFLDKLNSKDVAVLMNNGIEGVNFTLEEGLAATIKPETPEGKVVNTDIKSFAQLGTNVTGNNFYPVKQASEYEQKVFDDRVAVMAEDLKSAVYNPAAAFVSPTYVAKGAQLDNIVADARIKYLAGQTDEQGLKDAIKLWNTSGGDKVKEEINKLWQENKK from the coding sequence ATGATCCGTAGAAAACACACGCTGGCCGCCGCCGTCGTCGTTTCCGCAGCCCTGGCGCTGACCGCCTGTGGTGGCGAAGCGCCGGCGTCGGACCTTTCCTCCGTCAAGATCATGGCGCCGTTCCTGGAGGCGCAGCCGCCAACAGCCGATGGCGCCGTACAGAAGAAGCTTGAGGAACTCACGGGCAAGGACGTCAACATCACGTGGACGCCCAACGCGTCCTACGAAGACAAGATGAACATCACGCTGGCATCTTCGGAGATTCCGCATGTCCTGGTGGTGCAGGGCAAAACGCCGGGCTTCGTGAAGAACGCTGAAGCGGGCGCCTTCTGGGACCTCACGGACAAGCTCAACGACTATCCGAACCTGAAGACCACCTTCCCGGAGGTCCAGCAGAATGCCAGCGTCAACGGCAAGGTCTACGGCGTTTACCGCGGCCGCAACCCGATCCGTGCAGCGGTCATGTTCCGTCAGGATTGGCTGGACAAGCTGGGTCTGAAGGCGCCCGAGACCACCGAAGACCTCTACAAAGTAGCCAAGGCGTTCACCGAACAGGATCCTGACGGCAATGGCCAGAACGACACCTACGGGATCACCATCCCCAAATGGGGCGCGCTGGGAACCAACAGCCCCTATGACCTGATCGAGACCTGGTACGGCGCCGGAAACCGCTGGACCGAGCGGGACGGCAAGCTGGTCCCCAGCTTCGAAACCGACGAATTCCTCGAAGCCAACCGCTTCATCAAGAAGATGGTGGACGAGAAACTCATCAACCCCGATTTCGCCACGTTCGACGGCACCAAGTGGAACGAACCGTTCTTCAACGGCAAGGGCGGCATCATCGTGGACGTTGACTCCCGCGTCAGCGTGCTGATCAACCTTTTCAAGCAGGCCAACCCGAACGACTTTGAAAACAAAGTGGGCTTCGTGGGCAGCCTCAAGGGACCGGACGGCGAACTGCACGCCCACCCCACCGACGGTTACTCCGGCTTCCTGGCCATTCCCAAGTCCAGCGTCAAGACCGAGGCTGACCTGAAGAACGTCCTCAGCTTCCTGGACAAGTTGAACAGCAAGGACGTTGCCGTTCTCATGAACAATGGCATCGAGGGCGTGAACTTCACCCTCGAAGAGGGCCTGGCTGCCACCATCAAGCCTGAAACCCCTGAGGGCAAGGTGGTCAACACTGACATCAAGAGCTTCGCCCAGCTTGGCACCAACGTCACGGGTAACAATTTCTACCCGGTCAAGCAGGCCTCCGAGTACGAGCAGAAGGTCTTCGATGACCGCGTCGCCGTCATGGCAGAGGACCTCAAGAGCGCCGTGTACAACCCGGCAGCTGCCTTCGTCTCGCCCACCTACGTTGCCAAGGGCGCGCAGTTGGACAACATCGTGGCGGACGCCCGTATCAAGTACCTCGCCGGGCAGACCGACGAGCAGGGCCTGAAGGACGCCATCAAGCTGTGGAACACCAGCGGCGGTGACAAGGTCAAGGAAGAAATTAATAAACTCTGGCAGGAAAACAAGAAGTGA
- a CDS encoding DUF624 domain-containing protein, with protein sequence MASGGFGFRAYTLFDTLVWIACLNVLWIAFTVLGGVVLGIGPSTAAAHVLVRNKVRGDAAPLMRRFAKEYFSNFGKGNALGLPLIAVGIALTLNWGYFSAGWDFGSQIASAGILMAALFAAGAVCYLFPMFARYELSIPQYFLMSSRFAMRHLAGTVILLFVTAAALFVCRSVPGLIPFFGVGAWLYVTGWLCDRFFTANDEAMSATGGGPVSITTHSTEASLV encoded by the coding sequence ATGGCCTCGGGTGGATTTGGATTCCGTGCGTACACGCTCTTCGACACACTCGTCTGGATAGCTTGCCTGAATGTGTTGTGGATTGCCTTCACTGTCCTCGGTGGAGTTGTCCTGGGAATCGGCCCCAGCACCGCTGCGGCCCACGTCCTGGTCCGCAACAAGGTACGGGGAGATGCCGCGCCGTTGATGCGGCGCTTCGCGAAGGAGTACTTCAGCAACTTCGGCAAGGGCAACGCCTTGGGCTTGCCCCTGATTGCGGTGGGCATTGCCCTGACCCTGAACTGGGGCTACTTCTCTGCAGGCTGGGACTTTGGCTCGCAGATCGCTTCCGCTGGAATCCTCATGGCGGCCCTGTTTGCCGCCGGCGCAGTCTGCTACTTGTTCCCCATGTTCGCCCGCTACGAGCTTTCCATTCCGCAGTACTTCCTGATGTCCTCACGCTTTGCGATGCGCCATCTGGCGGGAACTGTGATTCTCTTGTTCGTCACAGCGGCCGCCCTGTTCGTATGCCGGTCGGTTCCGGGGCTGATTCCGTTCTTCGGCGTTGGCGCATGGCTTTATGTCACGGGGTGGCTCTGTGACCGCTTCTTTACGGCCAACGATGAGGCGATGTCAGCCACTGGCGGCGGCCCTGTTTCCATCACGACCCACAGTACGGAGGCCAGCCTTGTCTGA
- a CDS encoding DUF6807 family protein has product MDTPSIESITSPRGAAPSPAPVPAPRTAPARIALVGVHGFGAHHLHNLHRLSAQGAVELVAVADPNPPSAGALPGTTAVHATLDDLLAGDHHPEVIIVATPIQTHAPLALSVLASHSHLYLEKPPVASMTDFRRLKEAATAAGRSVQIGFQSLGSHALGALEQLANGEATKELPGIGTLKGISATGRWVRDRAYYKRSRWAGKRSLDGVDVVDGVATNPLAHAIATALRIAGARQAEDLASVDTDLYRANDIEADDTSVIRMKTVNGLPITCALTLCATESVEPYVTLHGTEGTAVFHYTEDRVTVRTEAAETTHVFGRDDLTENLLQHLSQGTALLSPLDHSGAFMRVLEAIRTAAAPAVIPPEFLTWVGSGDQAHAVIPRIEDILERATLSHATFSELGLPWARPAAAGSEALFAPAADSEGAGDGDPKEEAPTAIFRSGSGLNTALSPRPYLHPVTTRGGIVVTDHLASDHVWHLGAGFALQDVNGSNFWGGRSYRRSAGKYVDLNDHGRIEVAAITQGPEHSTADLHWLAADGGLLLEERRSFRRSLITPRTWRLDITTELTAVVDASLGSPGSHGAAGSGYGGFFWRLPANASPRVFSSTAEGEPAVHGSVTPWLAWTGEFDGGPATLVFGAPSESPDPWFVRCSGYPAVGSALAWDSAVELAAGEALTRSIAVWISDGILGTPDIEDLVSAR; this is encoded by the coding sequence ATGGACACCCCTTCCATCGAGTCCATCACCAGCCCGCGCGGGGCCGCACCGTCGCCCGCGCCGGTACCCGCACCCCGGACCGCTCCCGCCAGGATTGCCCTGGTAGGAGTCCACGGCTTCGGAGCACACCACCTCCACAACCTTCATAGGCTGAGCGCGCAGGGAGCGGTGGAACTCGTTGCCGTGGCGGACCCCAATCCCCCGTCCGCCGGCGCGTTGCCCGGGACAACTGCTGTCCATGCCACCCTCGATGACCTGCTGGCCGGCGATCACCACCCGGAGGTGATCATCGTGGCTACTCCGATCCAGACCCACGCCCCGTTGGCTTTGTCCGTCCTCGCATCCCACTCCCACCTCTACCTGGAAAAACCCCCGGTAGCCTCCATGACGGACTTCCGCCGACTCAAGGAGGCCGCAACCGCAGCCGGACGCAGCGTACAGATCGGTTTCCAGAGCCTGGGTTCCCATGCATTGGGCGCTTTGGAGCAGCTGGCCAACGGCGAAGCCACGAAGGAACTTCCCGGCATCGGCACGCTCAAGGGCATCTCCGCTACCGGCCGCTGGGTCCGCGACCGCGCCTACTACAAGCGCTCGCGCTGGGCGGGCAAACGCAGCCTCGACGGAGTGGACGTGGTGGACGGCGTCGCCACCAACCCATTGGCCCACGCGATTGCCACTGCCCTCCGCATCGCCGGAGCCCGCCAGGCAGAAGACCTGGCATCGGTGGACACGGACCTCTATCGCGCCAACGACATTGAAGCGGACGATACCTCCGTGATCCGCATGAAGACCGTCAACGGACTGCCCATCACGTGCGCCCTCACGCTGTGCGCCACCGAATCCGTGGAACCGTACGTCACGCTCCACGGCACCGAGGGAACAGCGGTGTTCCATTACACCGAAGACCGTGTCACGGTCCGCACCGAAGCAGCTGAAACCACCCATGTCTTCGGGCGGGACGATCTGACCGAGAACCTGCTCCAGCACCTGAGCCAGGGCACCGCCTTGCTCAGCCCCTTGGATCACAGTGGCGCTTTCATGCGCGTCCTGGAAGCCATCCGGACAGCCGCGGCTCCTGCCGTGATTCCCCCGGAATTCCTGACCTGGGTGGGATCCGGCGATCAAGCCCATGCAGTGATCCCCCGCATTGAGGACATCCTGGAACGGGCCACCTTGTCCCATGCAACGTTCTCCGAACTCGGCCTGCCGTGGGCGCGACCAGCCGCGGCGGGCTCCGAGGCTCTCTTCGCCCCCGCTGCGGATTCTGAGGGTGCCGGTGATGGAGATCCCAAGGAAGAAGCTCCTACTGCCATCTTCCGCAGTGGAAGCGGGCTCAACACGGCGTTGTCGCCGCGGCCTTACCTTCATCCGGTGACCACCCGCGGCGGCATCGTGGTGACAGACCACCTTGCTTCGGACCACGTGTGGCATCTCGGCGCCGGATTCGCGCTGCAGGACGTCAACGGCAGCAACTTCTGGGGTGGACGCAGTTATCGCCGGTCCGCAGGAAAATACGTGGATCTGAACGACCACGGCAGAATCGAGGTCGCCGCAATCACCCAGGGCCCGGAGCACTCCACAGCGGACCTCCACTGGCTGGCCGCCGACGGCGGCTTGCTCCTGGAGGAACGTCGCTCGTTCCGTCGTTCGCTCATCACCCCACGAACGTGGCGGCTGGACATCACAACGGAACTCACCGCCGTCGTGGATGCCTCGCTGGGTAGTCCTGGCTCGCACGGTGCCGCGGGAAGTGGCTACGGCGGCTTCTTCTGGAGGCTTCCTGCCAATGCCTCTCCGCGCGTGTTCTCCTCCACAGCCGAGGGCGAACCCGCCGTACATGGTTCAGTGACGCCGTGGCTGGCGTGGACCGGAGAGTTCGACGGCGGCCCGGCCACGTTGGTGTTTGGCGCACCTTCCGAGTCCCCGGACCCATGGTTTGTGCGATGCAGCGGCTACCCGGCCGTGGGTTCGGCGCTGGCGTGGGACTCCGCCGTGGAGTTGGCTGCGGGCGAAGCACTGACCCGTTCCATCGCGGTGTGGATCAGTGACGGAATACTCGGCACCCCTGACATCGAGGACTTGGTGTCGGCTCGATGA